A stretch of the Snodgrassella alvi genome encodes the following:
- the rho gene encoding transcription termination factor Rho gives MHVSELQNLHVSELLGIADEFGIENANRLRKQDLVFAIVRIKMKQGEAFTCSGTLEILPDGFGFLRSMDTSYLAGPDDIYVSPSQIRRFNLHTGDTIEGSVRVPKDNERYFALVRLDKINGDDPEVCKHKILFENLTPLFPDRQFVLERDIRSGENLTGRAIDLIAPIGFGQRALLVAPPKSGKTVMLQNIAHAITANYPDAELLVLLIDERPEEVTEMTRSVRGEVVSSTFDEPATRHVQVAEMVIEKAKRLVEHKKDVIILLDSITRLARAYNTVIPASGKILTGGIDANALHRPKRFFGAARNVEEGGSLTIIATALVETGSRMDDVIYEEFKGTGNMELHLDRRMAEKRLFPAININRSGTRREELLVSNEHLQKMWLLRKFLHPMDDIEATEFIIDKLKQSKNNADFFDLMRGSK, from the coding sequence ATGCACGTTTCTGAATTACAAAACTTACATGTGTCTGAGTTACTGGGCATAGCTGATGAATTTGGCATTGAAAATGCCAACCGTTTGCGTAAACAAGATCTTGTTTTTGCGATTGTACGCATCAAAATGAAGCAGGGAGAAGCTTTTACCTGCTCTGGTACTCTGGAAATTCTTCCTGATGGCTTCGGTTTTCTGCGCAGTATGGACACATCTTATCTGGCTGGGCCGGATGACATCTATGTCAGCCCCAGTCAGATTCGACGTTTCAATCTGCATACCGGTGATACGATTGAAGGCAGTGTACGTGTACCTAAAGATAACGAACGTTATTTTGCATTGGTGCGACTGGATAAAATCAATGGTGATGACCCAGAGGTATGCAAGCATAAAATCCTATTTGAAAATCTTACGCCATTATTTCCGGATCGTCAGTTTGTATTAGAACGTGATATCCGCTCAGGAGAAAATCTGACCGGCCGTGCTATAGACCTGATTGCTCCCATTGGCTTCGGCCAACGTGCTTTACTAGTAGCACCGCCGAAATCTGGTAAAACCGTAATGTTGCAAAATATTGCCCATGCAATTACAGCTAATTATCCAGATGCAGAGCTGCTTGTTTTGCTGATTGATGAACGTCCGGAAGAAGTAACCGAAATGACGCGCTCCGTACGTGGGGAAGTGGTTTCTTCTACCTTTGATGAGCCAGCTACCCGCCATGTACAAGTAGCGGAAATGGTGATTGAAAAAGCTAAGCGTTTGGTAGAGCATAAAAAAGATGTAATTATTCTGCTGGATTCAATTACTCGTTTGGCACGAGCTTATAACACTGTAATACCAGCTTCAGGCAAGATTTTGACTGGTGGTATTGATGCCAATGCATTGCATCGCCCTAAACGATTTTTTGGTGCCGCACGTAATGTGGAAGAAGGCGGTTCATTAACGATTATTGCCACTGCTTTGGTTGAAACCGGTAGTCGCATGGATGATGTAATTTACGAAGAATTCAAAGGTACGGGTAATATGGAATTGCATCTGGACAGACGTATGGCAGAAAAACGTCTATTCCCAGCCATCAACATCAATCGTTCTGGAACGCGTCGTGAAGAACTGCTGGTATCAAATGAACATTTGCAAAAAATGTGGCTGCTACGCAAGTTTTTGCATCCAATGGATGATATTGAAGCTACCGAATTCATCATTGATAAATTGAAACAGTCCAAAAATAATGCAGACTTTTTTGATTTAATGCGTGGTAGTAAATAG
- a CDS encoding UDP-2,3-diacylglucosamine diphosphatase — translation MNTTIFISDLHLSEQTPPLNKLFQRCLQQWQGNIDALYILGDFFDVWIGDDDDSDFIRTIKKELKEFTASTPIYFIHGNRDFLLGEKFSAESGIQLLNAPQQINLYGHDYIIMHGDELCTDDVAYQQFRMQSRNPLWQMAVLSKPIAERRLLAGQIRQMSETRKNNEGKSEISDVTEGAIQQLMENHAQDTLPTLIHGHTHRPAVHESKLNNQLFKRYVIQDWAENYGGYLAVDANGVHVHELKL, via the coding sequence ATGAACACCACTATTTTTATTTCAGACTTACATTTATCAGAACAAACTCCGCCATTAAATAAACTTTTTCAGCGCTGTTTACAACAATGGCAGGGAAATATTGATGCCTTATATATTCTGGGAGATTTTTTCGATGTATGGATTGGCGATGATGATGACAGTGATTTTATCCGCACCATCAAAAAAGAGCTGAAAGAATTTACTGCCAGCACGCCGATTTATTTTATTCATGGCAATCGTGATTTTCTGCTGGGAGAAAAATTTTCCGCTGAAAGCGGTATCCAGCTATTAAATGCACCACAACAAATTAATCTTTATGGTCATGATTATATTATCATGCATGGAGATGAGCTATGTACCGATGATGTAGCCTATCAGCAATTTCGTATGCAGTCACGTAATCCATTATGGCAGATGGCCGTATTAAGTAAACCCATAGCAGAACGGAGATTACTGGCCGGACAAATTCGTCAAATGAGTGAGACACGTAAAAATAATGAAGGTAAAAGTGAAATCTCTGATGTCACTGAAGGTGCCATCCAACAACTAATGGAAAACCATGCTCAAGATACCTTACCAACGCTGATTCATGGCCACACTCACCGTCCTGCCGTACATGAATCTAAACTGAATAATCAGTTATTCAAACGTTATGTTATACAAGACTGGGCTGAAAATTATGGAGGCTATCTCGCTGTCGATGCTAATGGTGTTCATGTACATGAACTTAAACTTTAA
- a CDS encoding Spx/MgsR family RNA polymerase-binding regulatory protein, whose translation MSIRIYGISQCNTVKKARQWLQEHEIDAEFIDFKKTPPTASDIQFWLTQIPKETLVNRKGTTWRKLSAIDQQDALCSNEAAIQLMMNQPSVIKRPVLINNKQRVLVGFDAAKYTEFLA comes from the coding sequence ATGAGTATTCGGATATATGGTATCAGCCAATGTAATACGGTAAAAAAAGCGCGTCAGTGGCTACAAGAGCATGAAATTGATGCTGAATTTATCGATTTCAAAAAAACACCTCCCACAGCTTCAGATATCCAATTTTGGCTGACACAAATACCTAAAGAAACCCTTGTTAATCGTAAAGGTACCACTTGGCGTAAATTAAGTGCCATCGATCAGCAGGATGCACTCTGCAGCAATGAAGCGGCCATACAGCTGATGATGAATCAACCTTCAGTAATCAAGCGTCCTGTATTAATAAATAATAAACAACGCGTACTTGTTGGCTTCGACGCAGCAAAGTACACTGAATTTTTAGCCTGA
- the secF gene encoding protein translocase subunit SecF, protein MEFFKIKRDIPFMSYGKLTTAISLITFILAVFFLVTRGLNFSVEFTGGTVMEVEFQQSADLNKIRTELDGLKLGEVQVQALGTNKQLMIRLPNKANMSSAQLSNQVMDLLKQHQEGVSLRQVEFIGPQVGEELVTHGLLALGMVVLGIIIYLSMRFEWRFAVSAIIANMHDVVIILGCFALFRWEFSLTVLAGVLAVLGYSVNESVVVFDRIRENFRKPHMRGKSVPAIIDNAITATMSRTVITHGSTEAMVISMLVFGGAALHGFAMALTIGIVFGIYSSVLVASPLLLMFGLNRQNLVKPPKRKEEAVV, encoded by the coding sequence ATGGAATTTTTCAAAATCAAACGTGACATTCCGTTTATGAGCTATGGCAAGCTAACAACGGCGATATCACTAATTACTTTTATTCTGGCTGTTTTTTTTCTGGTAACACGCGGATTGAACTTTTCAGTTGAGTTCACTGGCGGTACCGTAATGGAAGTGGAGTTTCAGCAGAGTGCGGATTTAAACAAGATTCGCACTGAGCTGGACGGACTAAAACTGGGTGAAGTTCAGGTACAGGCGCTTGGTACCAATAAACAACTTATGATTCGCTTACCCAACAAAGCTAATATGTCCTCCGCTCAGTTATCTAATCAGGTAATGGATCTGCTTAAACAGCATCAGGAAGGCGTAAGCTTACGACAGGTTGAATTTATCGGCCCACAGGTAGGTGAAGAGCTGGTAACACATGGGCTGCTTGCTCTGGGTATGGTTGTTCTAGGCATCATTATCTATTTATCCATGCGCTTTGAATGGCGTTTTGCCGTATCCGCCATCATTGCTAATATGCACGACGTGGTTATTATTCTGGGTTGTTTCGCTTTATTTCGCTGGGAATTTTCACTTACTGTACTAGCAGGTGTTCTGGCTGTGCTTGGTTATTCAGTGAACGAATCAGTAGTGGTATTCGACCGTATCCGCGAAAACTTTCGCAAACCCCATATGCGCGGCAAAAGTGTACCGGCAATCATTGATAATGCTATTACCGCCACCATGAGCCGGACAGTTATTACGCATGGTTCTACCGAAGCGATGGTTATTTCCATGCTCGTTTTTGGCGGAGCGGCACTGCATGGATTTGCCATGGCCTTAACTATTGGCATTGTATTTGGTATCTATTCTTCAGTACTGGTAGCCAGTCCGTTACTGCTGATGTTTGGTTTGAACCGACAAAATCTGGTTAAACCACCTAAACGTAAAGAAGAAGCCGTAGTATAA
- the secD gene encoding protein translocase subunit SecD, with product MNRYPLWKYLLIIVTIVLGLLYTIPNFFGEIPAVQISTNRQAITINEQTENTVKQALAAAHIQHQGMFITDGSLKVRFSDTETQLKARDAIASQFGDGYIVALNLLANTPEWMEKIHAKPMFLGLDLRGGVHFTMQVDMESAVDKTLDSYAGDIRRQLRKLQIRSGNIVKNGQTLTIPFQSTSDANNATSGLKKYLNDATLTQNGDRLIVSLSNTALARIRTDAVTQNINTLHNRVNELGVAEPVIQQAGPDRIVVQLPGVQDTAKAKDIIGRTATLQVRMVSDDPNLYQQALQGHNPDGYELLPSAGNGAPTLVSKQVELTGDNINDAQASFNDRGQPGVSVNFDSTGASIFADLTRNNVGKRMAMVLIDQGKAEVITAPVINEPIPGGKTIISGNMSIAEANDTALLLRAGSLAAPMKIIEERTIGPSLGKENISKGFHSTLWGFVVVAVFMMLYYRMFGLFSVIALSCNLLFLIAILSAMQATLTLPGIAAIALTLGMAIDSNVLINERIREELRHGNTPQISINAGYDHAWHTIVDSNITSLIAGLALLIFGSGPIRGFAVVHCLGILTSMYSSVVVSRAIVNLWYGRKRKLKTLSIGHIWIADNAPTSKNKA from the coding sequence ATGAATCGTTATCCTTTATGGAAATATCTGCTTATCATCGTCACCATAGTTTTGGGGCTGCTCTATACCATACCAAACTTTTTCGGCGAGATACCAGCAGTACAAATCTCTACCAACCGTCAAGCTATTACAATTAACGAGCAGACTGAAAACACGGTTAAACAAGCACTGGCAGCTGCACATATACAGCATCAGGGTATGTTTATTACCGATGGTAGTCTAAAAGTTCGTTTCAGCGATACAGAAACTCAGCTTAAAGCACGTGATGCCATTGCCTCTCAATTTGGAGATGGCTATATAGTGGCTTTAAATCTGCTGGCCAACACGCCTGAATGGATGGAAAAAATTCACGCCAAGCCTATGTTTCTAGGGCTAGACTTGCGCGGCGGTGTGCACTTTACCATGCAGGTAGATATGGAATCAGCCGTAGACAAGACCTTAGACAGCTATGCCGGTGATATTCGTCGTCAACTGCGTAAACTACAAATTCGCAGCGGCAATATTGTTAAAAACGGACAAACACTGACCATCCCTTTTCAATCAACCAGTGACGCCAACAATGCAACATCTGGTCTGAAAAAATATCTCAACGATGCCACACTTACTCAAAACGGTGACCGTCTAATCGTCAGTCTGAGCAATACTGCGCTGGCTAGAATCCGCACTGATGCAGTGACCCAAAACATCAATACCCTTCACAACCGTGTTAACGAGCTAGGCGTGGCAGAACCTGTCATTCAGCAGGCAGGCCCTGACCGAATTGTCGTACAGTTACCAGGTGTACAAGATACAGCTAAAGCCAAAGATATCATTGGCCGTACCGCCACCCTGCAAGTGCGTATGGTGAGTGACGATCCAAATCTTTATCAGCAGGCACTTCAAGGACACAATCCGGATGGTTATGAACTATTACCTTCTGCTGGTAATGGTGCACCCACATTGGTGAGCAAGCAGGTTGAACTAACTGGCGATAACATTAATGATGCACAAGCTAGTTTCAATGACAGAGGGCAACCCGGAGTCAGTGTGAACTTTGACAGTACCGGTGCAAGCATTTTCGCAGACCTTACCCGAAATAATGTTGGTAAGCGCATGGCCATGGTACTTATTGATCAAGGTAAAGCCGAAGTTATTACTGCACCGGTAATTAATGAACCTATTCCGGGTGGCAAAACTATTATTTCAGGCAACATGAGCATAGCCGAAGCCAATGATACTGCCCTGCTGCTGCGTGCTGGTTCTCTGGCTGCGCCAATGAAAATTATCGAAGAACGTACCATTGGTCCGTCACTGGGTAAAGAAAACATCAGCAAGGGATTTCACTCTACATTATGGGGTTTTGTAGTAGTTGCAGTATTCATGATGCTCTACTATCGCATGTTTGGCCTGTTTTCAGTGATTGCCCTTTCTTGTAATCTGCTGTTTCTGATTGCTATTCTGTCTGCAATGCAAGCCACACTTACCCTGCCGGGCATCGCCGCTATCGCCCTGACACTTGGTATGGCAATTGACTCGAATGTATTAATTAATGAGCGTATTCGAGAAGAATTGCGCCATGGAAATACACCGCAGATATCAATCAATGCCGGTTATGATCATGCATGGCACACAATTGTAGACTCAAACATCACTTCACTGATTGCTGGTCTGGCTCTGTTGATTTTTGGTTCCGGCCCCATACGTGGGTTTGCTGTAGTGCACTGTCTGGGGATTCTGACTTCAATGTATTCCTCTGTGGTAGTTTCACGTGCCATTGTAAATCTATGGTACGGCCGCAAACGTAAATTAAAAACCCTATCCATCGGCCACATCTGGATTGCTGATAATGCCCCTACCAGTAAAAACAAGGCTTAA
- the yajC gene encoding preprotein translocase subunit YajC, with translation MIDFAYAANTAGTQSSLMQFLPLLLILVVFYFLIIRPQQSKHKKHQQMLTELKKGDKVVTLAGMVGKITKVNDQYFTIEIAPKVEVEFERNAISGKAPE, from the coding sequence ATGATTGATTTTGCTTATGCTGCCAACACTGCCGGTACACAAAGTAGCCTGATGCAGTTTTTACCTCTCTTATTAATTCTAGTTGTATTTTATTTTCTGATTATTCGTCCGCAGCAAAGCAAACATAAAAAACATCAGCAGATGTTAACTGAGCTGAAAAAAGGCGATAAAGTAGTTACACTGGCTGGAATGGTCGGCAAAATTACTAAAGTAAACGATCAATACTTCACCATTGAAATCGCACCGAAAGTAGAAGTTGAATTTGAGCGCAATGCCATCAGTGGCAAGGCACCAGAATAA